The window ttcaacaacattttaaaatgtcaaaaaatttataaatgtcaAATTCACAAGAATCTTGAATTCTCTCGAAACAAACGTCATCTTAGTCTTACAAATTGAACCTTTTTAATACGTGGACAACCCTCTTAATACTAATTTTCTCCAAatgaaaagtagaaaagaataagaatgATACACCTAAAAGATAGATCTTAAATAGATATTATGAATCATGATGGATAACCAttataacaaaagaataaaatcattgaaattgCAAAACAACtcttaaagaaataaaacaaagaaaatatttagtaaCATAGAGccaaattttagatttgagCAATGTTCATGAATGCACGAACTTTGATCAGTGTGTATAATGGTTGGAATCTAAAtgtatgaatttgaaaatgcaCAGAAATGagtataatttgaatttgaaaggtATAAAAGAACAAGGTGAAgtattaattgaagaaaaaagaaggagaTGAAAACACGTGGTGGGCTTTTGTTAGTAATGAAACTGTGATGATCACATATCCcaaagttttcttcttaacCAATCTTCTAGCCGTATGATCCCCTGTTTTTACTCTTCCCCATCGCCAGATCAACGGTGCCATTACTCTCTTTCTCCCCTCTCACTTCAGAGACCTGGCAAAGAGAGGAACGACACAACGGGGTAGACACGACGAAGAAAAGAACCTCATCTTTCGGGTAAAAAAGGGATCTTTCCGTTCCATTCATCTACcccttttcctctttcttgCCTTCTTTACGAATCCCTGTTCGGAATTTTCAGGAGGGTTCTAAAATCTTGATCGCTTCTTTGTTTTGGCTTAGTGGGTTTGTCTTAATTTCTACAGATTTTGTTCTTGTGAATGGATTTGGATAGTATTGAGTGTGTTTCATCTTCAGATGGTCTTGATGAAGATGAGATCCATCTGCATCACACTCTTCATCCTTATTCTCTTTCTCACCATCATCCAGAGTTGTCAGCGACGAAGCCTCGTAATGGAAGCAATAATAGCGGTATAGCAGTCCCCACTGCGACTGCACCCGCTACTAGCGTCCATGAATTGCTTGAGTGCCCTGTTTGTACCAATTCTATGTACCCTCCCATTCATCAGGTTTGTCTTTGTTGCCCTTAGTTACTTTCAGAATGTAGAGGGGctgatttgattttcaatttactATGGTGGAGGGGTGGGGGAGGGCTCTTTCTTTATtacataatttcttttgatttatCTTTCCTActgggtttttgtttttatttagggCTGATCATCGATCATTCGATGTCGGCTGTAAGTTTGGGGATATGAACTGTTTTGGATGGATGTGTCAAATGGGAACTTGTTATTGAgtactaaaattttgagatgtAAAGTTTAGAACTAGATTATATTGAGATGTGCCCAATCTTTGGTTAGATGTGTTTTATCATATTGTATCCATAGAGCATTAGCCATCATCTCTTTTACTTCTTAAGGTTTTCTAACATTAGGCTATATAATTAAGAGATTAGTACTTGTCCTATTTTTGCTTGAAAGTATTTTTTCTAGCAAGatgatgttatttttattttctgacggcttgaattttatttttattctagcATAAGATGATGTTATCTCTTAATTCTAGCATAAGATGATGTTATGTCTTAATTCTAGCATAAGATGATGTTATCTCCTAATTCTTAAGGTTTTCTAACATAATATTAGGCTATATAATTAAGAGATTAGTACTTGTCCTAAGGAGATCTGTTGGGTTTTGTTATAAACATGATGTTATCTGGCtgatgaaattttattttccattacTTTCTTAGAATAGAATACCATTTCCTGTCATTGCAGTTATCTTTATCTTTCTCCCTTTATCATTGGCAGCATTTGAGTTCGTACCCTCAGGATGATGACCACTGTTAAGATTTAAGAagattattgttttattccaACATTGtcttaaaacatttaatacTTTTCATGAGATGTATATTTGGTTGTTGATATATATCCAATGATTGTATGTGAGGGTTAACTGTATAACCAACTAAAATGGTGCAGTGCCACAATGGACATACCTTATGTTCTACATGTAAAACACGGGTTCATAATCGTTGCCCTACTTGTAGACAAGAGCTTGGAGATATTAGGTGCCTAGCATTGGAGAAGGTGGCAGAATCACTTGAATTGCCTTGCAAGTATTATTCGTTGGGGTGCACTGAGATATTCCCATACTACAGTAAGCTTAAGCATGAGGCATTGTGCAACTATAGACCCTATAGTTGCCCATACGCTGGGTCAGAATGCTCTGCTGTTGGGGATATTCCTTTCCTTGTTGCCCATCTCAGGGATGACCATAAGGTGGACATGCACACTGGCTGCACATTTAACCATCGCTATGTGAAATCCAATCCAAGGGAAGTGGAGAATGCTACTTGGATGCTTACTGTAAGTCTTATGTATTT of the Cucumis sativus cultivar 9930 chromosome 3, Cucumber_9930_V3, whole genome shotgun sequence genome contains:
- the LOC101215696 gene encoding E3 ubiquitin-protein ligase SINAT5; translation: MDLDSIECVSSSDGLDEDEIHLHHTLHPYSLSHHHPELSATKPRNGSNNSGIAVPTATAPATSVHELLECPVCTNSMYPPIHQCHNGHTLCSTCKTRVHNRCPTCRQELGDIRCLALEKVAESLELPCKYYSLGCTEIFPYYSKLKHEALCNYRPYSCPYAGSECSAVGDIPFLVAHLRDDHKVDMHTGCTFNHRYVKSNPREVENATWMLTVFHCFGQYFCLHFEAFQLGMAPVYMAFLRFMGDENDARTYSYSLEVGGYGRKLIWEGTPRSIRDSHRKVRDSHDGLIIQRNMALFFSGGDRKELKLRVTGRIWKEQNPDAGVCIPNLCS